A genome region from Rhodanobacter thiooxydans includes the following:
- a CDS encoding segregation/condensation protein A — protein sequence MSTEPVEPQSQVVAPQDAFAPVPQQQEMPLAIVHGQPLLQMPQDLYIPPDALEVILEAFEGPLDLLLYLIRRQNLDILDIPVAEITRQYMAYIELMRDVIRLELAAEYLLMAAILAEIKSRLLLPRPPAEEGLEEDPRAELVRRLQEYERYKRAAEDIEAMPRLERDTAVVHADVGERNVIRLPPPLELTELLLALKDVMHRAELFGHHAIKRETLSVRQRMGELLSRLDDASFRRFESLFDVSEGRLGIVVTFLAMLELAKEMLIEIVQEEPLAPIYVKAKASHAEEPADAPADDDQAGESALVESSGE from the coding sequence ATGAGCACTGAGCCCGTCGAGCCACAGAGCCAGGTCGTCGCACCGCAGGACGCATTTGCGCCGGTACCGCAACAGCAGGAAATGCCGCTGGCCATCGTGCACGGTCAGCCGCTGCTGCAGATGCCGCAGGACCTGTACATTCCGCCGGATGCGCTCGAGGTCATCCTGGAGGCGTTCGAGGGGCCGCTGGACCTGCTGCTGTACCTGATCCGCCGGCAGAACCTCGACATCCTGGACATCCCGGTTGCCGAGATCACCCGGCAGTACATGGCCTACATCGAGCTGATGCGGGACGTGATACGGCTGGAGCTGGCCGCCGAGTACCTGCTGATGGCCGCGATCCTGGCCGAGATCAAGTCGCGACTGCTGCTGCCGCGACCGCCGGCCGAGGAAGGGCTGGAAGAGGACCCCCGTGCCGAACTGGTACGGCGCTTGCAGGAGTACGAACGGTACAAGCGCGCCGCCGAGGACATCGAGGCGATGCCCCGGCTGGAGCGCGACACGGCGGTGGTGCACGCCGACGTGGGCGAACGCAACGTGATCAGGTTGCCGCCGCCGCTGGAGCTGACCGAGCTGCTGCTGGCCCTGAAGGACGTGATGCACCGGGCCGAGCTGTTCGGACACCACGCGATCAAGCGCGAGACGCTCAGCGTGCGCCAGCGCATGGGCGAATTGCTGAGCCGGCTGGACGACGCCAGCTTCCGTCGCTTCGAGAGCCTGTTCGATGTCAGCGAAGGGCGGCTGGGCATCGTGGTGACCTTCCTGGCCATGCTGGAGCTGGCCAAGGAAATGCTGATCGAGATCGTCCAGGAAGAGCCGCTGGCGCCGATCTACGTGAAGGCCAAGGCGAGCCACGCCGAGGAGCCCGCTGACGCGCCGGCGGACGACGACCAGGCGGGCGAATCGGCACTGGTCGAATCGTCCGGCGAATGA
- a CDS encoding carbohydrate porin: MRFARFLLAAPLALVAPLSHAGDAPLFVPQWLGAQYTFVDQHQSPLHSPYAGPLSLHARSDTRRSDTFGAYFGVALPARLQFYLDVEMFKGGGVSDATGLGGLTNGDVIRSGTTGLGKGPYVARRFLRWTLPLGDATSTGERAQDQLPGAEAVRRVEVKIGKMAASDDFDKNRYAGSTRTQFMNWTLFNDTAWDFAADTRGYTDGVMLAWVDAGWSLRYGIYRMPVHANGQRLVPSLRQARGEQVELTVQPEPDGWALRLLAFRNIASMGVYRQAIATAQASGSVPDITADERPGRRRYGFGLNGELPLADHGDTGLFLRAGWNDGRTESFAFTEVDRTLSGGFQLSGAHWNRPGDRLGVGVALNALSPGHREYLALGGSGFVLGDGALRYGREQLLEVYYSCAVGPYLTLSPDLQLVRNPGYNRDRGPARFVALRMHLEL, from the coding sequence ATGCGCTTCGCCCGTTTCCTCCTCGCCGCGCCGCTGGCGCTGGTCGCCCCGCTCTCCCACGCCGGCGACGCGCCCCTGTTCGTGCCCCAGTGGCTGGGCGCGCAGTACACCTTCGTCGACCAGCACCAGTCCCCGCTGCACTCGCCCTACGCCGGCCCGCTGAGCCTGCACGCCCGCAGCGACACCAGGCGCTCGGACACTTTCGGCGCCTACTTCGGCGTGGCCCTGCCTGCACGCCTGCAGTTCTACCTCGACGTGGAAATGTTCAAGGGCGGCGGCGTCAGCGACGCCACCGGGCTGGGCGGCCTGACCAACGGCGACGTGATCCGCTCCGGCACCACCGGGCTCGGCAAGGGCCCCTACGTGGCCCGCCGCTTCCTGCGCTGGACGCTGCCCCTCGGCGACGCCACCTCGACAGGGGAGCGTGCCCAGGATCAGCTGCCGGGCGCGGAAGCCGTGCGGCGGGTCGAGGTCAAGATCGGCAAGATGGCCGCCAGCGACGACTTCGACAAGAACCGCTACGCCGGCAGCACGCGCACCCAGTTCATGAACTGGACGCTGTTCAACGACACCGCCTGGGATTTCGCCGCCGATACCCGCGGCTACACCGACGGCGTGATGCTGGCCTGGGTGGATGCGGGCTGGAGCCTGCGCTACGGCATCTACCGGATGCCCGTGCACGCCAACGGCCAGCGCCTGGTGCCGTCGTTGCGCCAGGCCCGCGGCGAGCAGGTCGAGCTGACCGTGCAGCCCGAGCCGGATGGCTGGGCGTTGCGCCTGCTGGCCTTCCGCAACATCGCCTCGATGGGCGTGTACCGGCAGGCCATCGCCACCGCGCAGGCCAGCGGCAGCGTGCCCGACATCACCGCCGACGAGCGCCCCGGCCGGCGCAGGTATGGCTTCGGCCTCAACGGCGAGCTGCCGCTGGCCGACCACGGCGACACCGGCCTGTTCCTGCGCGCCGGCTGGAACGACGGCCGCACCGAATCGTTCGCCTTCACCGAGGTCGACCGCACCCTCAGCGGCGGCTTCCAGTTGTCGGGCGCGCACTGGAACCGTCCCGGCGATCGTCTCGGCGTCGGCGTCGCGCTCAATGCACTTTCGCCGGGGCATCGCGAATACCTCGCGCTGGGCGGCAGCGGCTTCGTGCTGGGCGATGGCGCGCTGCGCTACGGCCGGGAACAATTGCTCGAGGTCTACTACAGCTGCGCGGTCGGCCCGTACCTGACCCTGAGCCCCGACCTGCAACTGGTGCGCAACCCTGGCTACAACCGCGATCGCGGGCCGGCGCGCTTCGTGGCGCTGCGTATGCATCTGGAGCTCTGA
- a CDS encoding PilZ domain-containing protein — MAIDKNGQGGGAPEQLRPARMQIETTVLMSSNGESRPTELVDISATGALLRRPLGWSGHVGQSWVLDMIFGNNLHIHLEAVVARISDHHIGFSYSRIPEDKQVPLWNLLGGYADILEHWKDG, encoded by the coding sequence ATGGCGATCGACAAGAACGGGCAAGGTGGCGGCGCACCGGAGCAGCTGCGTCCGGCGCGCATGCAGATCGAGACGACGGTGCTGATGAGCAGCAATGGCGAGTCGCGCCCGACCGAGCTGGTCGATATTTCGGCGACCGGTGCGCTGTTGCGTCGCCCGCTGGGCTGGTCCGGTCACGTCGGGCAAAGCTGGGTGCTCGACATGATCTTCGGCAACAACCTGCACATCCACCTCGAAGCCGTGGTGGCGCGTATCTCCGACCACCACATCGGGTTTTCCTACAGCCGCATCCCCGAGGACAAGCAGGTGCCGCTGTGGAACCTGCTGGGCGGTTACGCCGATATTCTGGAGCACTGGAAGGACGGCTGA
- the scpB gene encoding SMC-Scp complex subunit ScpB — protein sequence MQIEQLKPIVEAALLASTQPMTVQQLGELFNEADEVSREQVARAIEALAEDCAGRGIELKEVASGFRYQVRQDVHPWISRMWTERPSRYSRALLETLALIAYRQPITRPEIEQIRGVVVSSNIIKTMEEREWIRVVGYRDVPGKPALFGTTRAFLDYFNLKSLDQLPPLSEIRDLEDPQLRFEPEPLPARVVRDLPIDPDEELLHEQDSVDAAADEHDNATAAETTVASESGDAGSDPSLPAEPPTTTADEAANPAADAEPDAAEQDPEEYRA from the coding sequence ATGCAGATCGAGCAACTCAAACCCATCGTCGAGGCCGCCCTGCTGGCCTCCACCCAGCCAATGACCGTGCAGCAGCTGGGCGAGCTGTTCAACGAGGCCGACGAGGTCAGCCGCGAACAGGTCGCCAGGGCGATCGAGGCACTGGCCGAAGACTGCGCCGGCCGCGGCATCGAGCTGAAGGAAGTGGCCTCCGGCTTCCGCTACCAGGTGCGCCAGGACGTGCACCCGTGGATCTCGCGCATGTGGACCGAGCGGCCCAGCCGCTACTCGCGCGCACTGCTGGAAACGCTGGCGCTGATCGCCTATCGCCAGCCGATCACCCGCCCGGAGATCGAGCAGATCCGCGGCGTGGTGGTGTCCTCCAACATCATCAAGACGATGGAGGAGCGCGAGTGGATCCGCGTGGTCGGCTACCGCGACGTGCCCGGCAAGCCGGCGCTGTTCGGCACAACCCGCGCGTTCCTCGACTACTTCAACCTGAAATCGCTGGACCAGCTGCCGCCGCTGTCGGAGATCCGCGACCTGGAAGACCCGCAGCTGCGCTTCGAGCCCGAGCCCCTACCCGCCCGCGTCGTGCGCGACCTGCCGATCGACCCGGACGAGGAACTCCTGCACGAGCAGGATTCCGTCGATGCGGCAGCCGACGAGCACGACAACGCGACCGCCGCCGAAACGACGGTCGCCTCCGAATCCGGCGATGCCGGCTCCGACCCGAGCCTGCCCGCCGAGCCCCCGACAACCACTGCCGACGAGGCAGCGAACCCCGCTGCGGACGCCGAACCCGACGCCGCCGAGCAAGATCCCGAGGAGTACCGCGCATGA
- a CDS encoding long-chain-fatty-acid--CoA ligase — translation MSNERPWLENYPAGVPEQIDVSQYASVPAVLEEAFTRFRDRPAFASFGRQLSYGQIDEMSRQFAGYLTGVLKLGKGDRVAIMMPNVLQYPIALFGTLRAGLVVVNTNPMYTARELKHQLEDSGAKAIVVLDNFAGTLQHVVAETHVQHIITTGIGDLLGFPKGALINFVLKHVKKMVPAFDLPQAVRFRDALARGAAHPLQPVTLGHDDIAFLQYTGGTTGVAKGAMLTHGNMVANTLQAAAWIGTDLVTPGEEVIITALPLYHIFSLTANGLVFMRLGGLNWLITNPRDMPGFVKELRKSGFTALTGVNTLFNGLLNTPGFSELDFSKLHLTLGGGMAVQRAVAERWKKVTGCTLAEAYGLTETSPAVCINPLDLKEYNGSIGLPVPSTNVAIWSEEGKPLPLGEVGELMVQGPQVMKGYWNRPDETAKVLDADGWLHTGDIAKMDANGYFYIVDRKKDMILVSGFNVYPNEVEDTVMQHPGVLEVAAVGVPDEHSGEVVKLFVVRKDPNLTEEALKQFCRENLTGYKRPKLIEFRDSLPKSNVGKILRRELRDEKKVPA, via the coding sequence ATGAGCAACGAACGTCCGTGGCTGGAGAACTATCCAGCCGGCGTGCCTGAACAGATCGACGTCAGTCAATATGCTTCGGTACCGGCGGTGCTGGAAGAGGCGTTCACCCGCTTCCGCGACCGCCCGGCGTTCGCCAGCTTCGGCCGTCAGCTCAGCTACGGCCAGATCGACGAGATGAGCCGCCAGTTCGCCGGCTACCTCACCGGCGTGCTCAAGCTCGGCAAGGGCGATCGTGTCGCGATCATGATGCCGAACGTGCTGCAGTATCCGATCGCGTTGTTCGGCACGCTGCGCGCCGGCCTGGTGGTGGTCAACACCAACCCGATGTATACCGCGCGCGAGCTCAAGCACCAGCTGGAGGATTCCGGCGCCAAGGCGATCGTGGTGCTGGACAACTTCGCCGGCACCCTGCAGCACGTGGTGGCCGAGACCCACGTGCAGCACATCATCACCACCGGCATCGGCGACCTGCTCGGCTTCCCCAAGGGCGCGCTGATCAACTTCGTGCTGAAGCACGTGAAGAAGATGGTGCCTGCGTTCGACCTGCCGCAGGCCGTGCGCTTTCGCGACGCGCTGGCGCGCGGCGCCGCGCATCCGCTGCAGCCGGTGACGCTGGGCCACGACGACATCGCCTTCCTGCAATACACCGGCGGCACCACCGGCGTAGCCAAGGGTGCGATGCTGACCCACGGCAACATGGTGGCGAACACGCTGCAGGCCGCCGCGTGGATCGGCACCGACCTGGTCACGCCCGGCGAAGAGGTGATCATCACCGCGCTGCCGCTGTACCACATCTTCTCGCTGACTGCGAACGGCCTGGTGTTCATGCGCCTGGGCGGTCTCAACTGGCTGATCACCAACCCGCGCGACATGCCCGGCTTCGTCAAGGAACTGCGCAAGTCCGGCTTCACCGCGCTGACCGGTGTCAACACGCTGTTCAACGGCCTGCTCAACACGCCCGGTTTCTCCGAGCTGGACTTCTCGAAACTGCACCTGACCCTGGGCGGCGGCATGGCGGTGCAGCGCGCCGTGGCCGAACGCTGGAAGAAGGTCACCGGCTGCACCCTGGCCGAGGCCTACGGGTTGACCGAAACCTCGCCGGCGGTCTGCATCAACCCGCTCGACCTCAAGGAATACAACGGTTCGATCGGCCTGCCGGTGCCGTCCACCAACGTGGCGATCTGGTCGGAGGAAGGCAAACCGCTGCCGCTCGGCGAAGTCGGCGAGCTGATGGTGCAGGGCCCGCAAGTCATGAAGGGCTACTGGAACCGTCCGGACGAGACCGCCAAGGTGCTCGATGCCGATGGCTGGCTGCACACCGGCGACATCGCGAAGATGGACGCGAATGGCTACTTCTATATCGTCGACCGCAAGAAGGACATGATCCTGGTATCCGGCTTCAACGTGTACCCGAACGAGGTCGAGGACACCGTCATGCAGCATCCCGGCGTGCTCGAGGTGGCTGCGGTCGGCGTGCCGGACGAACATTCCGGCGAAGTGGTGAAGCTGTTCGTGGTGCGCAAGGACCCGAACCTCACCGAGGAGGCGCTCAAGCAGTTCTGCCGCGAGAACCTCACCGGCTACAAGCGGCCCAAGCTGATCGAGTTCCGCGACAGCCTGCCCAAGAGCAACGTGGGCAAGATCCTGCGCCGCGAACTGCGCGACGAGAAAAAAGTCCCGGCCTGA
- the acnA gene encoding aconitate hydratase AcnA codes for MKDTFSVRDTLEVNGKKYAFASLTKLGRRFDLKRLPYSMKILLENLLRHEDGVDVTAKEVEAVATWDAKAEPSTEIAFMPARVILQDFTGVPCVVDLAAMRDAVVKLGGDATQINPLTPVELVIDHSVQVDVFGSEDALEQNVGIEFQRNQERYSFLRWGQKAFNSFKVVPPRTGIVHQVNLEHLARVVMGSEIDGQLWAYPDTVFGTDSHTTMINGLGVLGWGVGGIEAEAAMLGQPSSMLIPQVVGVKLSGKLGEGVTATDLVLTVTQMLRKLGVVGKFVEFFGPGLKHLALADRATIGNMAPEYGATCGIFPIDQEALNYLRLSGRSAEQIALVESYAKAQGLWHDENTPVPDFSAVLELNLADVKPSMAGPKRPQDRVLLADAQRNFREVVGPLTANRKRGNGDVQRYVNEGGSGAIGNPANAINEAGVLVEKNGESFRLGDGAVVIAAITSCTNTSNPAVMLGAGILAKKAAAKGLKAKPWVKTSLAPGSKVVTDYLEKTGLLQELEKINFYLVGYGCTTCIGNSGPLPAEISKGIADGDLAVSAVLSGNRNFEGRVHAEVKLNYLASPPLVAAYALAGTLNIDLTRDAIGTGIDGKPVYLKDIWPSNQEISDAIAGAINPEMFAKNYADVFKGDSRWNAIASPDGAVYRWDDSTYIKNPPYFDGMTMALGKVEDIHGARVLGVFGDSITTDHISPAGAIKKDSPAGRFLIGKGVEPKDFNSYGSRRGNDDVMVRGTFANIRIKNLMLDNVEGGYTLHVPSGEQLAIYDAAMKYKAEKTPLVVLAGKEYGTGSSRDWAAKGTLLLGVKAVIAESFERIHRSNLVGMGVLPCTFKDGQNAQSLGLTGKETFDITGLNDGNSREATVTATAADGSKKQFVVNVMLLTPKEREFFRHGGILQYVLRQLAGKKAA; via the coding sequence ATGAAAGACACCTTTTCCGTACGCGACACCCTCGAGGTCAACGGCAAGAAGTACGCCTTCGCCAGCCTGACCAAGCTGGGCCGGCGCTTCGACCTGAAGCGGCTGCCGTACTCGATGAAGATCCTGCTGGAAAACCTGCTGCGCCACGAGGACGGTGTCGACGTCACCGCGAAGGAGGTCGAGGCCGTCGCAACGTGGGACGCCAAGGCCGAGCCGTCCACCGAGATCGCCTTCATGCCGGCGCGCGTGATCCTGCAGGACTTCACCGGCGTGCCTTGCGTGGTGGATCTGGCCGCCATGCGCGACGCGGTGGTGAAACTGGGCGGTGACGCCACCCAGATCAACCCGCTGACGCCGGTCGAGCTGGTCATCGACCACTCGGTGCAGGTGGACGTGTTCGGCTCCGAGGACGCGCTGGAACAGAACGTCGGGATCGAGTTCCAGCGCAATCAGGAACGCTACAGCTTCCTGCGCTGGGGCCAGAAGGCATTCAACAGCTTCAAGGTGGTGCCGCCGCGCACCGGCATCGTGCACCAGGTGAACCTGGAACATCTGGCCCGTGTGGTCATGGGCAGTGAAATCGATGGCCAGCTGTGGGCGTATCCGGACACCGTGTTCGGCACCGACTCGCACACCACCATGATCAACGGCCTGGGCGTGCTGGGCTGGGGCGTGGGCGGCATCGAGGCCGAGGCGGCGATGCTGGGCCAGCCCTCCTCCATGCTGATTCCGCAGGTGGTCGGCGTCAAACTCTCCGGCAAGCTGGGCGAAGGCGTCACCGCCACCGACCTGGTGCTCACCGTCACCCAGATGCTGCGCAAGCTGGGCGTGGTGGGCAAGTTCGTGGAGTTCTTCGGCCCGGGCCTGAAGCACCTGGCGTTGGCCGACCGCGCCACCATCGGCAACATGGCGCCCGAGTACGGCGCCACCTGCGGCATCTTCCCGATCGACCAGGAGGCGCTGAACTACCTGCGCCTGTCCGGCCGCAGCGCGGAACAGATCGCACTGGTCGAGTCTTACGCCAAGGCGCAGGGCCTGTGGCATGACGAGAACACCCCGGTTCCGGATTTCTCCGCGGTGCTGGAGCTCAACCTGGCCGATGTGAAACCGTCGATGGCCGGCCCGAAGCGTCCGCAGGATCGCGTGCTGCTGGCCGATGCGCAGCGAAACTTCCGCGAGGTGGTCGGCCCGCTCACCGCCAACCGCAAGAGGGGCAACGGCGACGTCCAGCGCTATGTCAACGAAGGCGGCTCCGGTGCGATCGGCAATCCCGCCAACGCCATCAACGAAGCCGGCGTGCTGGTGGAGAAGAACGGCGAGAGCTTCCGCCTCGGCGACGGCGCGGTGGTGATCGCCGCGATCACCTCCTGTACCAACACCTCCAACCCGGCGGTGATGCTGGGCGCCGGCATCCTGGCCAAGAAGGCCGCGGCGAAGGGACTGAAGGCCAAGCCGTGGGTGAAGACCTCGCTCGCGCCAGGCTCGAAGGTGGTCACCGACTACCTGGAAAAGACCGGCCTGCTGCAGGAACTGGAGAAGATCAACTTCTACCTGGTGGGCTACGGCTGCACCACCTGCATCGGCAACTCCGGCCCGCTGCCGGCGGAGATCAGCAAGGGCATTGCTGACGGCGACCTGGCGGTCTCGGCGGTGCTCTCCGGCAACCGCAACTTCGAGGGCCGTGTCCACGCCGAGGTCAAGCTGAACTATCTGGCCTCGCCGCCGCTGGTGGCCGCCTATGCGCTGGCCGGCACGCTGAACATCGACCTGACCCGCGACGCCATCGGCACCGGCATCGACGGCAAGCCGGTCTATCTGAAGGACATCTGGCCGAGCAACCAGGAAATCTCCGACGCCATCGCCGGCGCGATCAACCCGGAGATGTTCGCCAAGAACTACGCCGACGTGTTCAAGGGCGACAGCCGCTGGAACGCGATCGCCTCGCCGGATGGCGCGGTGTACCGCTGGGACGATTCCACCTACATCAAGAACCCGCCCTACTTCGACGGCATGACCATGGCGCTGGGCAAGGTCGAGGACATCCACGGCGCCCGCGTGCTGGGCGTGTTCGGCGACTCGATCACCACCGACCACATCTCGCCGGCTGGCGCGATCAAGAAGGACAGCCCGGCGGGCCGCTTCCTGATCGGGAAGGGCGTCGAGCCGAAGGACTTCAACTCCTACGGCTCGCGCCGCGGCAACGACGACGTGATGGTGCGCGGCACCTTCGCCAACATCCGCATCAAGAACCTGATGCTCGACAACGTCGAAGGCGGCTACACCTTGCACGTACCGAGCGGCGAGCAGCTGGCGATCTACGACGCGGCGATGAAGTACAAGGCGGAGAAGACACCGCTGGTGGTGCTGGCCGGCAAGGAATACGGCACCGGCTCCTCGCGCGACTGGGCGGCCAAGGGCACCTTGCTGCTGGGTGTGAAGGCGGTGATCGCCGAGAGCTTCGAGCGCATCCACCGGTCCAACCTGGTCGGCATGGGCGTGCTGCCGTGCACCTTCAAGGACGGCCAGAATGCGCAGTCGCTGGGTCTGACCGGCAAGGAGACCTTCGACATCACCGGACTGAATGACGGCAACTCACGGGAAGCCACGGTCACCGCCACCGCCGCCGATGGCAGCAAGAAACAGTTCGTCGTGAACGTGATGCTGCTGACGCCGAAGGAGCGCGAGTTCTTCCGCCACGGCGGCATCCTGCAGTACGTGCTGCGCCAGTTGGCGGGCAAAAAGGCCGCCTGA
- a CDS encoding LysR family transcriptional regulator, with translation MQHAMISMGLAAVSLRDLALVQAVHRHGSFNSAARAMHISPSGLSHQVQKVEQALGAPLFERGGRKIVPTAGGQRLLQQIDALLAAAEHLQQVARAGAVAFGGELRLGVPASLGPYLLPHLIAPFPQHFPGARLGISEGKPRGLLRRLGEGELDAVLAPPAMAVSGIASRPLFFEPWELMLRADHPLAGHDSIALAQLDPAEAMLMAESHADGLDGDGSEHGHVQDVSLESLAALVSLRGGYALVPALAHERLASMPNIALAKLKGQTSGREIALYWRDASPWHDDLQAFAELLRKLARQRPGLRVVAAKAKAAAP, from the coding sequence ATGCAGCATGCGATGATTTCGATGGGCCTGGCCGCGGTTTCGCTGCGCGATCTCGCGCTGGTGCAGGCGGTGCACCGCCATGGCAGTTTCAACAGTGCCGCGCGGGCGATGCACATCAGCCCCTCCGGGTTGTCGCACCAGGTGCAGAAGGTGGAGCAGGCGCTGGGCGCGCCGCTGTTCGAGCGCGGCGGCCGGAAGATCGTGCCTACCGCCGGCGGCCAGCGTTTGCTGCAGCAGATCGATGCGCTGCTGGCCGCCGCCGAGCACCTGCAGCAGGTCGCCCGCGCCGGCGCGGTCGCCTTCGGCGGCGAGCTGCGTCTGGGCGTGCCGGCCTCGCTGGGGCCGTATCTGCTGCCGCACCTGATCGCACCGTTTCCGCAGCATTTCCCCGGCGCGCGGCTGGGCATCTCCGAAGGCAAGCCGCGCGGGCTGCTGCGCCGCCTGGGCGAGGGCGAACTCGACGCGGTGCTGGCGCCGCCGGCGATGGCGGTGAGCGGGATCGCCTCGCGCCCGCTGTTCTTCGAGCCGTGGGAACTGATGCTGCGCGCCGACCATCCACTGGCCGGCCACGACAGCATCGCGCTGGCCCAGCTCGATCCGGCCGAGGCCATGCTGATGGCCGAAAGCCACGCTGACGGCCTCGATGGTGACGGCAGCGAGCACGGTCACGTGCAGGACGTCAGCCTGGAAAGCCTGGCCGCCCTGGTCAGCCTGCGCGGCGGCTATGCGTTGGTGCCGGCGCTGGCGCACGAGCGGTTGGCCTCGATGCCGAACATCGCGCTGGCAAAGCTCAAGGGGCAGACGAGCGGCCGCGAGATCGCGCTGTACTGGCGCGACGCCTCGCCTTGGCACGATGACCTGCAAGCCTTCGCCGAGCTGCTGCGCAAGCTGGCCAGGCAGCGGCCGGGGCTGCGCGTGGTCGCGGCCAAGGCGAAGGCGGCTGCACCCTGA
- the typA gene encoding translational GTPase TypA, giving the protein MSIEKLRNIAIVAHVDHGKTTLVDCLLKQSGTLNERTVLAERVMDSNDQEKERGITILAKNTAITWQGNRINIVDTPGHADFGGEVERVLSMVDSVLILVDAMDGPMPQTRFVTQKAFAMGFKPIVVVNKVDRPGARPEWVVEQVWDLFDRLGATPEQMDFPIVYASALNGYASLDDSVREGDMTPLYEAIMQHVSKPDVDPDGPFQMRISQLDYNNFVGVIGIGRIQRGTLKKNMPVAVIDRHGKKRQGKVLQVLGFMGLERIEQETAEAGDIVAISGIADLTISDTITALDAPEALPALTVDEPTISMTFQVNNSPFAGNKDLSGGKFLTSRQLKDRLEREQVHNVALKVEQGSDADKFLVSGRGELHLSVLIENMRREGYELAVSRPEVIIKEIDGQKMEPIEQLVVDVEETHQGPVMERLGMRKGQLKNMEPDGKGRVRLEYMIPARGLIGFQNQFKTLTQGSGLLFHVFDHYGPKEEGQIAKRLNGVMIANAGGTTPAYSLGPLQDRGKLFAAEGDNVYEGQLVGIHAKDNDLTVNVIKPKPLTNMRASGKDDAIQLTPAIKFTLEQALDFIDDDELVEVTPKEIRLRKKHLTENDRKRASRGS; this is encoded by the coding sequence ATGTCCATCGAAAAACTGCGCAATATCGCCATCGTCGCCCACGTCGATCACGGCAAGACCACCCTCGTCGATTGCCTGCTCAAACAGTCCGGCACGCTCAACGAGCGTACCGTGCTGGCCGAGCGCGTGATGGACTCGAACGATCAGGAAAAGGAACGCGGCATCACCATCCTGGCCAAGAACACCGCCATCACCTGGCAGGGCAACCGCATCAACATCGTCGACACCCCCGGCCACGCCGACTTCGGCGGTGAGGTGGAGCGCGTGCTGTCGATGGTGGACTCGGTGCTGATCCTGGTCGACGCGATGGACGGCCCGATGCCGCAGACCCGCTTCGTGACGCAGAAGGCGTTCGCGATGGGCTTCAAGCCGATCGTGGTGGTGAACAAGGTCGACCGTCCCGGCGCCCGCCCCGAGTGGGTCGTCGAGCAGGTCTGGGATCTGTTCGACCGCCTCGGCGCCACCCCCGAGCAGATGGATTTTCCGATCGTCTACGCCTCGGCGCTGAACGGCTACGCCAGCCTCGACGACAGCGTGCGCGAAGGCGACATGACCCCGCTGTACGAAGCGATCATGCAGCACGTCAGCAAGCCCGACGTCGATCCGGACGGCCCGTTCCAGATGCGCATCAGCCAGCTGGACTACAACAACTTCGTCGGCGTGATCGGCATCGGCCGCATCCAGCGCGGCACGCTGAAGAAGAACATGCCGGTGGCGGTGATCGACCGCCATGGCAAGAAGCGCCAGGGCAAGGTGCTGCAGGTGCTCGGCTTCATGGGCCTGGAGCGCATCGAGCAGGAAACCGCGGAGGCCGGCGACATCGTGGCCATCTCCGGCATCGCCGACCTGACCATCTCCGATACCATCACCGCGCTGGATGCACCCGAGGCGTTGCCCGCGCTGACCGTCGACGAGCCGACCATCAGCATGACTTTCCAGGTGAACAATTCGCCGTTCGCCGGCAACAAGGACCTCAGCGGCGGCAAGTTCCTCACCAGCCGCCAGCTCAAGGACCGCCTGGAGCGCGAGCAGGTGCACAACGTGGCGCTGAAGGTCGAGCAGGGTTCGGACGCCGACAAGTTCCTGGTCTCCGGCCGCGGCGAGCTGCACCTGTCGGTACTGATCGAGAACATGCGCCGCGAAGGCTACGAGCTGGCCGTGTCGCGCCCGGAAGTGATCATCAAGGAAATCGACGGCCAGAAGATGGAGCCGATCGAGCAGCTGGTGGTCGACGTCGAGGAGACCCACCAGGGTCCGGTGATGGAACGCCTGGGCATGCGCAAGGGCCAGCTGAAAAACATGGAGCCCGACGGCAAGGGCCGCGTACGTCTGGAATACATGATCCCGGCGCGTGGTCTGATCGGCTTCCAGAACCAGTTCAAGACCCTCACCCAGGGCTCGGGCCTGCTGTTCCACGTGTTCGACCACTACGGCCCGAAGGAGGAAGGCCAGATCGCCAAGCGCCTCAACGGCGTGATGATCGCCAACGCCGGCGGCACCACCCCGGCCTACTCGCTGGGGCCGCTGCAGGATCGCGGCAAGCTGTTCGCGGCCGAGGGCGACAACGTGTACGAAGGCCAGCTGGTCGGCATCCACGCCAAGGACAACGACCTCACGGTGAACGTGATCAAGCCCAAGCCGCTGACCAACATGCGCGCCTCGGGCAAGGACGATGCGATCCAGCTGACCCCGGCGATCAAGTTCACGCTGGAACAGGCGCTGGACTTCATCGACGACGACGAGCTGGTCGAGGTCACCCCGAAGGAAATCCGCCTGCGCAAGAAACACCTCACCGAGAACGACCGCAAGCGCGCCTCGCGCGGCTCGTGA